Within the Paenibacillus sp. AN1007 genome, the region TCCGATAAACGATTTTAGCTAACCCCTTGGTGACTTTTTTGACGTTCGTCATGGAAACGATGATATAGACGCATGCTAGAATGATAACCAACAGATGCTTGAAGATTCCGCTTGAATTTTTCTGCTGTAAAGCTGCATCACTGATTCCCTGCCAATAGACTCTGCGCAGCAACCAGCGTCGATTAAGCCTGCTTTTTGAAATCTTGTGTTCAACCGCTGCGTATGGATTGTAATAAATCTTATATTTTGCTCGAACACGTCCGATGAGATCCGTTTCTTCACCAGACAATAGATTTTTTCCTATTCGCCCCAAATCCGTTCTGAATGGCTCAATTTCCTTAAATATACTCTTTCTGAAAGAAACGTTCGCTCCAAATGGAATATGGGGATCACTCATCTCTACGATTTCGTTCGAAAAGTCCAAAATGGAGTACATACTCACAAAATCGTCCGGTATCCAATCCGGCTTTCCGCCTTCCCATATGGGAGTAATCTTTCCCCCTACACATCCTATGGCAGCATCCATATCAAATATTTTCACGACTTCTCTAATCCATGACGTTGAAGCCAAGGCATCATCATCCAGAAACATGACAATTTCCCCTTCTGCTTCTTCAATTGCCCTATTCCTTGCGAAGGATAGTCCCAATCGAGACTCGTATACATAACGTACATGTGCAGGGAAATCCATAGACTCAAATAATACTTTGGTATGATCCGTGGAACAGTTATCAATGACCAGAATTTCATAGGATGCAGCATCGGTATCGCCTTTCAACAGACTTTCGATCGCCTGCATCGTATCACTGCCTCGGTTATGTGTGCAAATGGCTACAGATGCCCTCATGTTCTCACCTCAGACTTGCCGTTTTTTTCTTGAAATACTCCGTTATACTGCATTCATAATGATGTTAATCGTATCTTTGGCACATTTATTCCAGGAAAAGAAGGAAGAGTGTTCCTTACCCTTGGCGGATAATTGCTGCACCAGTTCCGGATTAGATGAAATTTCCACCAATCGCGAAGCTGCCTCTTGAGGCTGATGGGGATCAAAATATAAACCGACCTCTCCGCAAACTTCAGGAATAGACCCTCTGGAGGAGACAATTACCGGGCATCCTAATGCCATTGCTTCGAGTGGGGGTAATCCAAAACCTTCATACAATGAGGGGAATATGAAACCTGCTGCATTTTCGTAAAGTGCCTTAAGTTCCTCATCCGATACATATCCCACCCATTGAACAGCCTCTGATTCATCCTGAATATGACTGCTGAAGACCTTGCTGTTTTGTGAGCCAACAATGACGACATTCAGGTTCTGAGCCTTTACTTCAGGTAAAATTTCGAATATCAGCTTGAAATTTTTATAGGGGTTCATCGTGCTTACAGCCAAAACGTATGGTGATTCAATGCCATATTTCTCAAGCGTACCTTGAGCCGCCTGCCTTTCATGAATATGATCAATGCCCAGATGCGTAACGGAAACTTTTTGTGCAGCAATTTTACAATGTTGAATCAACTCTCCCTTGGAGAAGTTGGATACGGTGATCACCCGTTTAGAGATTTTCCCCAAACGTACAGTCAAAAACTGATACCATGAGCGAAAAGCAAACGAAAATGCGTTAGGGTAACTGAAGACAGATGCATCATGAATGGTGACCACCTGATTACGTTTAAACGCCGGACCAGTATTGCACAGGTTAATTAACAGTCCACCCTTGGAATAGAACGGAAGTTCAAACTGTTCCCATGCATGCCCCTTGAGTTTCCCGACGCTCCGATGACGAATATGTTTTAAATCCAAATGAGTGAGTACATTGGTTGGAGAAAGCAAACAGAACTCATACTTCGTGCCGTCAACTTCTCCGCAATCAATGAGTTTATCGATTTCTTTCATGAGTTCGATGGCATACCGCTGCACTCCCGTAACGGTCTGAGTCAAAAAGCGAGCATTAATGTATATCGTATTCATGTTTAGGTGACTCTCCATTCCTGTTATAGTTTTCAGAGCGTGAGGTAAGTGTGCCGTGCTGAAGCGTTACATTCACATTGCGAGCTTCATAATACAAGCTGACAAATTCTTCATTCATCCGATCCGCACTGAACTTTTCCACAAATATACTTCGTCCGATTTCTCCCATTTCAGTTAGTTTCTTCTTATTCAGTCGTCTCAATATGTGCACCAATTCCTCGGGCTGATCGAGATCAAAAATGTATCCATTAACTTCATGCGATACCAGTTCCGGCAAGGAGGCACGGCTGCTCGATATAACCGCTTTACGATTCTTCATTGCTTCGAGTGC harbors:
- a CDS encoding glycosyltransferase family 1 protein, with translation MNTIYINARFLTQTVTGVQRYAIELMKEIDKLIDCGEVDGTKYEFCLLSPTNVLTHLDLKHIRHRSVGKLKGHAWEQFELPFYSKGGLLINLCNTGPAFKRNQVVTIHDASVFSYPNAFSFAFRSWYQFLTVRLGKISKRVITVSNFSKGELIQHCKIAAQKVSVTHLGIDHIHERQAAQGTLEKYGIESPYVLAVSTMNPYKNFKLIFEILPEVKAQNLNVVIVGSQNSKVFSSHIQDESEAVQWVGYVSDEELKALYENAAGFIFPSLYEGFGLPPLEAMALGCPVIVSSRGSIPEVCGEVGLYFDPHQPQEAASRLVEISSNPELVQQLSAKGKEHSSFFSWNKCAKDTINIIMNAV
- a CDS encoding glycosyltransferase produces the protein MRASVAICTHNRGSDTMQAIESLLKGDTDAASYEILVIDNCSTDHTKVLFESMDFPAHVRYVYESRLGLSFARNRAIEEAEGEIVMFLDDDALASTSWIREVVKIFDMDAAIGCVGGKITPIWEGGKPDWIPDDFVSMYSILDFSNEIVEMSDPHIPFGANVSFRKSIFKEIEPFRTDLGRIGKNLLSGEETDLIGRVRAKYKIYYNPYAAVEHKISKSRLNRRWLLRRVYWQGISDAALQQKNSSGIFKHLLVIILACVYIIVSMTNVKKVTKGLAKIVYRNGSIVGTFRKSKGMNV